In Terriglobales bacterium, the following are encoded in one genomic region:
- a CDS encoding DinB family protein, translating into MGAHKGAAALASASFDELLRHNEEETERWRKFFAATPAALDVPMDMADMKTVRGAVLHIFVVEQLYGERLSGTTRERFSYDDFPADSLEQLFAYHEGALGHLRKLLDSYTEAQWSEPIEFKARVMSITASRRKMFAHVLLHSVRHWGQVAMVLRQNGFKQDWQHDFIFTQVME; encoded by the coding sequence GTGGGCGCACACAAAGGCGCGGCGGCATTGGCGAGCGCGAGCTTCGACGAGCTTCTCCGCCACAACGAGGAGGAGACCGAGCGCTGGCGCAAGTTCTTCGCGGCAACTCCGGCGGCCTTGGACGTGCCGATGGATATGGCGGACATGAAGACTGTCCGCGGCGCCGTGCTCCACATCTTCGTGGTCGAACAGCTCTATGGCGAACGCCTGTCCGGCACCACTCGCGAGCGGTTTTCCTACGACGACTTTCCCGCGGATTCACTCGAGCAGCTTTTTGCCTATCACGAGGGCGCGCTGGGGCATCTTCGCAAACTCCTCGACAGTTATACCGAGGCGCAGTGGAGCGAGCCCATCGAGTTCAAGGCGCGCGTGATGAGCATCACAGCCAGCCGCCGTAAGATGTTCGCCCACGTCTTGTTGCACAGCGTGCGCCATTGGGGGCAGGTCGCCATGGTTCTCCGCCAGAACGGCTTCAAACAGGACTGGCAGCACGACTTCATCTTCACTCAGGTGATGGAGTAA
- the hutI gene encoding imidazolonepropionase, producing the protein MAPNVQVLLLANIGQLLTLRSTTFKATGPLRRPELNDIGLVEDAAVLCVDGKIAAAGKQSDILRAAKGKKPVELDCAGKVVLPGFVDSHTHLIFSAPRLADFEKRIAGASYEEIAAAGGGIRSSVEGVRKAGVKELAGKALAALEEMSRQGTTTVEAKSGYGLTTEAELKSLEAIRAVAVEWPGTIVPTLLGAHVVPKEFQGKPEKYLKEVCEKMIPQAAKKKLAQFVDIFVERGAFSLADAERVFEAAAKYGLGVRAHVCQLSGMEVWPLLRFHPASLDHMDWVADEDLPQLARRDTVATLLPGANFFLGLDRYPPARRLIEAGVPVALATDYNPGSSPIASMPFVLSLACTQMKMTPAEAIAAATLNGAHALRLAHRKGSLEPGKDADLALLDVDDYREIPYWVAANRCVGTILKGVLIA; encoded by the coding sequence GTGGCGCCGAACGTCCAGGTCCTCCTGCTAGCCAACATCGGCCAGCTCCTCACCCTGCGCTCTACTACCTTCAAGGCCACCGGCCCGTTGCGCCGGCCGGAGCTGAACGACATTGGGCTGGTGGAAGACGCCGCGGTGCTTTGTGTGGACGGGAAGATCGCCGCCGCGGGGAAGCAGAGCGACATCCTGCGCGCAGCGAAAGGGAAGAAGCCGGTGGAGCTCGACTGCGCCGGCAAGGTCGTCCTGCCCGGCTTTGTGGATTCGCACACGCATCTGATCTTTTCCGCGCCTCGCCTCGCGGACTTCGAAAAACGCATTGCCGGCGCCAGTTACGAAGAAATCGCCGCGGCCGGCGGCGGCATCCGCTCCAGCGTCGAAGGCGTGCGCAAGGCGGGCGTCAAGGAGCTGGCCGGGAAGGCGTTGGCTGCGCTCGAGGAAATGTCCCGGCAGGGTACCACCACCGTGGAAGCGAAGTCGGGCTACGGGCTCACCACGGAAGCCGAGCTCAAGTCGCTCGAAGCCATCCGCGCCGTCGCAGTCGAATGGCCCGGGACCATCGTTCCCACGCTGCTCGGTGCGCATGTAGTCCCCAAGGAATTCCAGGGCAAGCCGGAGAAGTACCTGAAAGAGGTCTGCGAGAAGATGATCCCGCAGGCGGCCAAGAAAAAACTGGCGCAGTTCGTGGACATCTTCGTGGAGCGCGGCGCCTTCAGCCTTGCCGACGCCGAGCGCGTCTTCGAGGCTGCCGCCAAGTACGGCCTTGGGGTGCGCGCGCACGTCTGCCAGTTGAGCGGCATGGAGGTGTGGCCGCTGCTGCGCTTCCATCCCGCCTCGCTCGACCACATGGACTGGGTGGCGGATGAAGACCTGCCGCAGCTCGCGCGCCGCGACACCGTGGCCACGCTCCTCCCCGGCGCCAACTTTTTCCTCGGCCTCGACCGCTATCCTCCGGCGCGGCGGCTGATCGAGGCGGGCGTCCCCGTGGCCCTGGCCACCGACTACAACCCCGGCAGCTCGCCCATCGCCAGTATGCCCTTTGTACTCTCGCTGGCCTGCACGCAGATGAAAATGACGCCGGCGGAAGCCATCGCCGCCGCCACGCTCAACGGCGCGCACGCTTTGCGACTCGCCCATCGCAAGGGAAGCCTCGAGCCCGGCAAGGACGCCGACCTCGCTCTTCTTGACGTGGACGACTACCGCGAGATCCCCTACTGGGTAGCGGCCAACCGCTGCGTGGGGACGATTCTCAAGGGCGTCCTGATTGCGTAA
- a CDS encoding M1 family metallopeptidase yields the protein MKKRIFFVLAALLTLAASASAERLPGNASPEHYQLTFYPDLKAAKFRGEEAIDVVLKQSSATLTVNSLDLEYQDVMAHMGKKTLTATVTTDPQKETATFTFPEPLPAGKVLIHVHFTGTLNDQLAGFYLSKGQGRNYAVTQFEATDARRAFPSFDEPALKATFAITLVVDQGDTAISNGRILSDKPGPEPGKHTLTFSSTPKMSSYLVAMAVGDFKCVSGGVDGIPIRICSTPDKTHLATFALRAAEEAVHFFNGYYRIKYPFGKLDVLAVPDFSAGAMENTGAIFYRERVLLIDDAKDSVDSHRTVADVLAHEIAHMWFGDLVTAQWWDNIWLNEGFATWASPNPTKIWKPEWNPQLDEVQDTGNSLSLDSTASTRAIRSKAETRAEIGEQFDGIAYGKSAAVLRRVEGYVGRETFRRGVTNYLTKHSYANATAEDFWGAIAQVSGKPVDKVMKSFVDQPGAPVISVASKCTQKGETEVTLSQRRFFYDRKRMEAGGPELWNVPVCLKPAGSSQPARCELLTQEEQTFTRPGCAPWVFANAGSQGYYRSAYSPEVVGQMAAAAEKELSPAERITLLGDEWAQVRVGHHDIGDLLKLAEGLKGDRERAVVEIVATRLRDISDDLTSDAAREAYQAWVRELLRPAAAELGWQAQPGESEERHSTRAYVLYTLGYAGDDPQVFQQARALVERHLKEGAEADPTLLETAVRLAAIHGDAALYDQYLDQARKLQAPEERYLYQQALARFRDPALIQRTLEYSISPEVRIQDSGRMLGSVFENPAARAIAWQFVKTRWSDVQGKMGLSLGGQRVIRAAGGFCDAAARDDVQKFAGEHNVPAESRSLRQSLERINNCIGLKSAQQERLALWLRSHSAAGVQ from the coding sequence ATGAAAAAACGAATCTTCTTTGTCCTGGCCGCACTTCTTACTCTTGCCGCAAGCGCGAGCGCCGAGCGCCTGCCCGGCAATGCCTCCCCGGAACACTACCAGCTCACCTTCTACCCCGACCTGAAGGCCGCCAAGTTCCGCGGGGAAGAGGCGATTGACGTGGTGCTCAAGCAGTCCAGCGCCACCCTCACCGTGAACTCCCTGGACCTGGAATATCAGGACGTGATGGCGCACATGGGGAAGAAGACGCTCACGGCCACGGTCACGACCGACCCGCAGAAGGAGACGGCCACCTTCACCTTCCCGGAACCGCTGCCCGCGGGCAAGGTCCTCATCCACGTCCACTTCACGGGAACGCTGAACGACCAGCTCGCCGGCTTCTACTTGAGCAAGGGACAAGGCCGCAACTACGCCGTCACCCAGTTCGAGGCCACCGACGCCCGCCGCGCCTTCCCCTCGTTCGACGAGCCCGCCCTGAAGGCGACCTTCGCCATCACGCTGGTGGTGGACCAGGGCGATACCGCCATCTCCAACGGCCGCATCCTCTCCGACAAGCCCGGCCCCGAGCCCGGCAAGCACACCCTCACCTTTTCCAGTACTCCCAAAATGTCTTCGTATCTGGTGGCCATGGCGGTGGGCGACTTCAAGTGCGTGAGCGGCGGGGTGGACGGCATCCCCATCCGCATCTGCTCCACTCCGGACAAGACGCATCTCGCCACCTTCGCTCTGCGCGCCGCCGAGGAGGCTGTCCATTTCTTCAATGGCTACTACCGCATCAAGTATCCCTTCGGCAAACTGGACGTGCTGGCGGTGCCCGACTTCTCCGCCGGCGCCATGGAGAATACCGGTGCCATCTTCTACCGCGAGCGCGTGCTCCTGATCGACGACGCCAAGGATTCGGTGGATTCGCATCGCACGGTGGCCGACGTGCTCGCCCACGAGATCGCCCACATGTGGTTCGGCGACCTGGTGACCGCGCAGTGGTGGGACAACATCTGGCTCAACGAGGGCTTCGCCACCTGGGCCTCGCCCAATCCCACCAAGATCTGGAAGCCGGAGTGGAACCCGCAACTGGACGAAGTGCAGGACACCGGCAACTCCTTGAGCCTGGACTCCACGGCCTCTACGCGCGCCATCCGCTCCAAGGCCGAGACCCGCGCCGAGATTGGCGAGCAATTCGACGGCATTGCCTACGGCAAGTCCGCCGCCGTGCTGCGCAGGGTGGAGGGCTACGTCGGCCGGGAAACCTTCCGCCGCGGCGTTACCAATTACCTCACCAAGCACTCCTACGCCAACGCCACCGCCGAGGACTTCTGGGGCGCCATCGCCCAGGTCTCGGGCAAGCCAGTGGACAAGGTCATGAAGAGCTTCGTGGACCAGCCGGGCGCGCCCGTCATCAGCGTCGCGTCCAAGTGCACGCAGAAGGGGGAGACCGAAGTCACGCTCTCCCAGCGGCGCTTCTTCTATGACCGCAAGCGGATGGAGGCCGGCGGCCCCGAACTGTGGAACGTTCCCGTCTGCCTCAAGCCCGCGGGATCAAGCCAGCCCGCCCGCTGTGAGCTTCTCACCCAGGAGGAACAAACCTTCACTCGGCCGGGCTGCGCGCCCTGGGTCTTCGCCAATGCCGGAAGCCAGGGCTACTACCGCTCCGCCTATTCACCGGAGGTAGTGGGCCAGATGGCGGCTGCCGCCGAGAAAGAACTCTCGCCCGCCGAGCGCATCACGCTGCTGGGCGACGAGTGGGCGCAGGTGCGCGTCGGCCACCACGACATCGGGGACCTCCTCAAGCTCGCCGAAGGGCTTAAGGGCGACCGCGAGCGCGCGGTGGTGGAGATCGTTGCCACACGTCTGCGCGACATCTCTGACGACCTGACCAGCGACGCCGCCCGCGAGGCCTACCAGGCCTGGGTGCGCGAGCTGCTGCGTCCGGCGGCCGCCGAACTGGGCTGGCAGGCGCAGCCGGGCGAGAGCGAGGAGCGCCACAGCACTCGCGCCTACGTGCTCTACACGCTGGGCTATGCCGGGGACGATCCTCAGGTCTTCCAGCAGGCGCGGGCGCTGGTGGAGCGGCACCTGAAGGAAGGCGCCGAGGCCGACCCCACGCTGCTGGAGACCGCCGTGCGTCTGGCCGCCATTCACGGGGACGCCGCGCTCTACGACCAGTATCTCGACCAGGCGCGCAAGCTTCAGGCGCCCGAGGAGCGCTACCTCTATCAGCAGGCGCTCGCCCGCTTCCGCGATCCCGCGCTCATCCAGCGCACGCTCGAATACAGCATCTCCCCGGAGGTGCGCATTCAGGACTCCGGGCGCATGCTGGGTTCCGTTTTCGAGAATCCGGCGGCGCGCGCTATCGCCTGGCAGTTCGTGAAGACGCGCTGGAGCGACGTGCAGGGCAAGATGGGACTCTCGCTTGGGGGCCAGCGGGTCATTCGCGCGGCTGGCGGATTCTGCGATGCCGCGGCGCGTGACGACGTGCAGAAGTTCGCCGGCGAACACAACGTCCCCGCTGAGAGCCGCAGCCTGCGCCAGTCGCTGGAGCGCATCAACAACTGCATTGGCCTGAAGTCGGCGCAGCAGGAGCGGCTCGCGCTCTGGCTCCGCAGCCACAGCGCGGCAGGAGTGCAGTAA
- a CDS encoding transposase: MLPRKYDYRRKLPHLQKDYRPVFVTFATHTRWELPETARQLALDSSLKQDGNTIDLHVVVVMPDRAHLIFSPRSDRDGPFSLMEIMHAIKGASAHAINQALQRRGRVWQEESFDHVLRSNESLAKKVDYLCQNPVRAGLARAPEEYPWLWRGVVPVL, encoded by the coding sequence ATGCTGCCCCGAAAATACGATTATCGGCGAAAGCTCCCACACTTACAGAAAGACTATCGGCCCGTATTCGTCACCTTCGCCACGCACACGAGATGGGAGCTTCCCGAGACTGCCAGGCAGTTAGCGCTCGATTCCTCTTTGAAGCAAGACGGCAACACAATCGACCTGCACGTAGTCGTTGTCATGCCCGATCGCGCGCACCTGATCTTCTCGCCGCGGAGCGACCGCGACGGCCCTTTCAGCCTCATGGAAATCATGCACGCTATCAAGGGTGCCTCTGCCCATGCCATCAACCAAGCCCTACAACGGCGGGGTCGGGTCTGGCAGGAAGAGTCCTTTGACCACGTTCTCCGATCCAACGAAAGCCTGGCCAAGAAGGTTGATTACCTTTGTCAGAATCCAGTACGCGCAGGATTAGCGAGGGCCCCCGAAGAGTATCCCTGGCTCTGGCGAGGCGTGGTTCCGGTCCTTTAG